GTCGAGCCGGCCTTGACCTCAGCCGTATTCACAACGGCGCCCACGCCGGTCAGGACCGCACAGCCGAAAAGCGCAGCCTCCACGAAGGGGAGATCCCGGTCGATCTTGACCAGCGAATTGCGGGACACGACGGCATATTCGGCAAATGCCGACACGCCGAGATGATGATGGACGGCCTTGCCGCGATAGTTCAGCCTGGTTGCGCCGCCAAGCAGCGTTCCCGCTGCGTTTGCCGCCGCACCCGGCTCGCATAATGCGGGCCTGCCTTCCGCGCAGGGCAGGCAATGCCCGCAGCTCGGCATGAAGACCATCACGACATGGTCGCCGGGTTGAAGATCGCGAACACCGTCTCCCAACGCCTCGACAATGCCTGCCGCCTCATGGCCCAGCGCCATCGGCATCGGACGAGGCCTGTCGCCGTTGATGACCGAGAGGTCGGAATGACACAGACCGGCCGCACGAATGCGGACAAGGACTTCGCCGGCCCCGGGTGGCGCAAGCTCTATGTCCTCGATAACGAGCGGCTTGTTGACAGCATAAGGATGAGAGGCACCCGTTCCCTGCAATAGTGCGGCTTTGACCTGCATTATTCCCTCCTTCGTGGACTTGCTTCAGCTGCGCGGCAATGGGCCGATCCGGCATGGCAATGCTATATTTGCAGCACGGCGCCGCTCGATGATGGTTTTACGGGAGTGGCTCGGATTTTCCTCTTTCACTGAGGTGTTCCGCCAGGAAGTCGATAAACGCGCGAATGCGCGCCGCAAGATGCTCATGTCCAGCGAAGACGGCATGAATCTGTTCGAGGTCCTCGGGATTATATGCCTCGAGCAACGGAATGAGCCTGCCTGCGTCGATATCCGGCTGTACATGGAATTGCCCCACCCTGCCCAGTCCAATGCCGGCGAGGCAAAGCTGGCGCATGATCATGCCGCTATTGACCGCGGTGTTTCCCGTTACGGGAAGGCGATAAATGTCCGATGCTCCCGGGTTCCGGAACGGCCATTCGTTGAGAGTGCGGCGGAAGTTGAAGCTGAAACAATTGTGGTCGGCCAGATCCTGTGGCGTTTGCGGTGCGCCCTTTGCTTCGAGATAAACAGGGGACGCTACAATAACTCGCCGGCTTTCGAGAAGCTTGCGCGCCTTCAGGGACGAATCGTCCATGGTTCCAGATCGAATGGCTATGTCGGTTCGTTCCTCGATCAGGCCGATGATGCCGTCGGTTAGCGAGATGTCGAGCTGAACTTCGGGATAGAGTTCGAGGAAAGCCGGGATCAGTGGAAGCAGATGCCGTTCCCCAAAGCCCACGGACGCGTTGATGCGAAGCAGCCCGCGCGGGACCATTTTGCCTCCGCCAGCCACGATCTGCTCGGTCTCGGTAATATCGGCCAGGATACGCCGGGCGCGGGAGAGATACACCTCGCCTTCCGGTGTCAGTATCATCGACCGGGTCGAGCGTACCAGCAGGCGTGTTCCGAGACGATCCTCGATGCGCGTCACCAGCTTGCTGACGGCCGATGGAGACATTTTGAGCCGTCGTCCGGCGGCAGAAAAACTCTGCAATTCCGCCGCCAGGACGAAGACTTCCATTTCGCCCGTCCGGTTGTCCATCGTTTCCGCCTATGAATGAAATTCACAGGTATTTATCCAATACTCCCGATTATCATTCAAGCCCTCTCCGCTCATATTCCGTCACAGCAATCGTTCAACCAGCAACTCTGCTGTCTCAGCACCCCTCACGTGCATTGTGGGGCGGAAAGGAATTTATCATGCCCTTGGCTATATTTGCTTTGACGATCGCAGCTTACGCGATCGGAACCACGGAGTTCGTCATTGTCGGCCTGTTGCCGACCGTCGCAAACGATCTTCACATCACCCTGCCGCTTGCCGGTCTTATCGTCAGTGTCTATGCGCTTGGCGTTACGTTCGGCGCGCCGATCCTGACCGCGCTTACCGGCAAAATAGAACGGAAGCCGCTGCTGCTCGGCCTCATGGCCCTGTTCATCGTCGGTAACACTGCCGCGGCGCTGTCACCGAGCTACGAGATTCTGCTCATTGCCCGCGTGATTGCCGCTTTCGCTCATGGCGTGTTCTTCTCCGTTGGCGCGACGATCGCTGCCGATCTCGTGCCCGAAAACCGCCGTGGCTCGGCGATTGCCATGATGTTCATGGGATTGACCGTCGCCATCGTCTCCGGCGTTCCTATCGGTACCTATATCGGTCAGGTCTTTGGCTGGCGTGCAACCTTCTGGGCCGTTGGCGCTCTCGGTGTCGTTGCCTTTGTCGCCATTGCCGCCCTTCTGCCGAACACGCTCAAGAAGGCGCCGCCGGCAAGCATTCTTGATCAGGTCCGCGTGCTCGGTTCCGGTCGCCTGCTCATCGTCTTCGCCATGACCGCGCTCGGTTACGGCGGCACCTTCGTCGCCTTCACCTTCCTTGCGCCGATCCTGCAGGACGTCACCGGCTTCTCCGAATCCAGCGTCAGCCTGATCCTCGTGCTCTACGGCATCGCCATCGCTGCCGGTAACATCGGTGGCGGCAAGATTGCCAACAGCAATCCCGTCAAGGCATTGATCGGTCTCTTCCTGGCACAGGCCATCGTATTGCTGGTGTTTTCGTTCACCGCCGTCTCGCCGGTCCTGACCCTGATCACGCTGGTGGCGCTTGGCTTCCTGTCCTTCGCCAATGTCCCGGGCCTGCAGCTCTACGTCGTGCAGCTGGCCAAGGAACACCGCCCCGGCGCCGTTGATGTTGCATCCGCACTCAACATCGCCGCCTTCAACCTCGGCATCGCCATTGGCGCCTGGCTGGGTGGTGTGGTGGTGGAATCGCCGATGGGTCTTGCTGCAACCCCATGGGTCGGCGCCATCCTCGTTGCCGTCGCCCTGCTTCTCACGCTCTGGAGCAGCGCGCTCGACCGCCGCGCCGCCGTGTCCCTGAAGACTGCATAACCGCCGACAGGCCCGGTACATGAAGGGCCGGGCCTGTCTGCTCAAACTCATTCCGGAGAATTCTCATGTCCTCGGCATTGAAATCCACGACATCCAAAGTCCAATCGGGTGCGCTCGATCTTATCCGCAAGCCCCAGGGCGGCCTCACGCTTGGCATTGAGCTTCCGCTCGACAACGACTGGGCGCCAGCGCGCGAAGCTGAACGTGTCGCGCAAGGCCGTCCCTTCGGTGTACCGGATCTCACACACTATCCCGATCTCGTCCGCCAGGTCGATCGTTCCGGTTTCGCCGCCGTCTGGACGCGCGACGTTCCGGTCTTCGATCCCAATAATTTTGGCGATGCGGGCTCGGTCTACGATCCCTTCGTCAATCTCGGTTTCCTTGCCGGCATCACAAAGAATGTGGCGCTCGGCACCGCGGCGATCGTGCTGCCGCTGCGTCATCCAATGATGGTGGCGAAGGCTGCGGCTTCCGTCGATCAGCTGTCCGGCGGCCGTCTCATTCTCGGCGTCGCCTCCGGCGACCGTCCGGTCGAATATCCGCTGCTTGGCCTTGATTTCGAACAGCGCGGTGAAGCCTTCCGGGACGCGGTCGGTTATCTGCGCGATGCCTGGAAGACCGAAGGCCTGCCGCTTGGCGACGGGCGCATCGAAGCCAGCCTCGACCTGCTGCCAAAGCCAATGCGGGCGCAGGTGCCGATGGTTATTGCCGGGCAAGGCCGGCAGTCGCCAGACTGGATCGCCGCCAACATGGAAGGCCGCTTCGTTTATCCGAACGGGCTTGAGCGGCTCACCTCCCAGGCAAGAGGCTGGGCCGCCGCGCGCACCGCTCTCGGGCTGGATCGTGGTGTCTTCATAAGCGCTTTCCATCTCGATCTGGCCGACGATCCGGATGAACAGCCGACACCGCGCCGCTTTGGCGCGCGCGTCGGACGCAATGCCTTCATCGACCATCTGCATGCCCTCGAAAACGCCGGGGTCGATCATCTCGCGCTTCTGCTGCGGCCATCGCGACGGCCCCTCAGCGAAGTGATCGATGAATTGTCGCACGATGTTCTGCCTGTAATCGGCAATATCTCTCCCGCCGTCAGAAATGCCGCGGAATAACCAAGGAGAAAGACCAATGCATACTGTAACCGCCAACGGCTCCACCATTCCCGCTCTCGGCTTTGGCACCTTCCGTATCCCCGGCCCGGATGTTCTGCGGATCGTCCCGCACGCCCTGAAGCTCGGCTTTCGCCATGTGGATACCGCGCAGATCTATGGCAACGAGGCGGAAGTCGGCGAGGCGATCGCCGGTTCCGGCGTGGCCCGCGGTGACATATTCCTGACCACAAAAGTCTGGGTCGATAACTACAGGCATGATGCCTTCGTCGCTTCCGTTGAGGAAAGCCTGAAGAAGCTGAAGACCGACTATATCGATCTGCTGCTGCTACACTGGCCGAATGAAGCGGTTTCGCTCGCCGAGCAGATCGATGCGCTGAACGAGGTCAAGCAGGCCGGCAAGGTTCGCCATATCGGTGTTTCGAACTTCAATACGGCGCTGATGGCCGAAGCGGTCAGTCTTTCCAAGGCGCCGATTGTTACCAACCAGATCGAGTACCATCCCTATATCGATCAGACGGTGGTGATCGAGGCTGCCAGGAAGGCGGGCATGGCCGTGACCGGCTATTACGGCATGGCCGATGGCAAGGTATTTACCGATCCGGTCCTGAAGGAGATTGCCGCAAGCCACGGCAAGTCGGTGGCGCAGGTGGTTCTGCGCTGGCTGGTGCAGCAGGATGGTATCATCGCCCTGTCGAAGACCGTCGGTGAGGCACGTGCCGCCGAGAACCTGGCCATCTTCGACTTTGCCCTTTCAGCTGATGAAATGGCTGCCATGCATGGCCTTTCCAGCCCTGCTGGCCGGATCGTCTCGCCCGATGGCCTCGCTCCCCTGTGGGACAAGGCTGCCTGAGACGCAAAGGGGAGGGGTGCAAACCCCTCCCGAGGCTGCACGACAAAACCAGGAATGGATTTCTTACGCCCGCCGGCTGTTCATGTGCTCCACTATGCCGGCGGGCGCGTCTTGCGAAAACATATCTGCAAAGCCCGAGGCGGCATCTTCGGCAATGCTGGCCGCGCGGTTCTGCATCATCGTTTCAAATCGCTCGACGGCCAGAGGCCAATCGGATGCCGAAACCAGAGCCTCGGCCAGATCGGCCGCATCGAGCATGGCAAGATTTACGCCGACGCCGACGGGCGGCATAACGTGAGCGGCATCACCAACAAGCGTAAGACCTGGCCGGTGCGCCCAGCGCAAGCCAGCGGGAAGCGCGATGATCGGGCGGATCGCCGTTATGGCGTCGGCGTTTAAAATCATCTTCAGAAGCTTCTCAGACCAGCCGGAGAACCGCTTCAGGAGCTCGTTTCGGGTGATGCCGGCCAGCGCCATATCCGGTCGCTTGCCTTCTGCGGGGGCGACTGGGATAGCGGCATAGACCCGAACATGCCCATTGCCGTTTCGCTGGGCAATCAGGCCCATTTCTGCATGCAGGGCAAATATGCTGCCGCGGCCGATCATCCCTGCGATGGATGGATGACGTTCATCGATTGCATCAATCCGCAGTTCAACAAAAGTGGTGCCGGTGTAAACGGGCTGCACATCGGTCAGGGCCGGACGTACACGGGACCAGGCGCCATCTGCGCCGATAACGAGGTCGAAACATTCGGTTCTGCCGTTCTCAAAATGGAGAGAATGTTTGCCATCTGAATGGCTTGTTACCGTCTTCAGCCGGTGATCCCATTGCACGGTTTCATGTGCAATCGAGGAAAGGAGAAGTTCGCGCAGGGCGTGACGATCAATCTCCGGCCTTTGGCCTTCGCCCGGAGCTGGCAGATCTTCCGCAAGAATTGTCGCCGACCGATAATCGAGCACACGGGTCTCTTGATCTTCGTGGCGGGCGATGCGGTTAAAGCAGGGTAGGAGGCCCGTCTTTTCAAGCGCGAGCTGACCCGTATCGGCGTGCAAATCCAATGTGCCACCCTGATCACGTGCCTGTGCCGAGGTGTCCGCTTCAAAAACGACGGTTTTCCAATTGTGCCTTTGAAGGATCGATGCTGCCGTGAGCCCTGCCGGACCTGCGCCGACAATGGCGACGATAGGATGTTGTAACATGGGAGACTCTCGCATAATAAAGATAGGTTCCTATGTTATTTATATAGGTACCTATTTAAATGCAAGCCCCGGGGATGGCTCAAGCAATGAATGAAGAAGCCGAATGGCGACCACAGGAAATGCCGGCGCTGATTATCGGGCGGATTGCACGGATGCTGGCAAGACTTGACGACGAGGGACTTCGGGAAATCGGCATCAGTGTCGCCCAGCTTCCCGTTCTGGTCGCCCTGAAGAACGGCGAAATGCGAACCCAGAAGGAACTGGCCGTCATTGCGGGGGTGGAGCAACCCAGCATGGCGCAGCTTCTGGCCAGAATGGAGCGGGATGGGTTGATCCGGCGTAGCCAGGATCCCAACGACAAACGCAGCAGCCTGATATGCCTGGAGCCGGAGGCGTATCGCAGGCTGGAACCGGGACGCGATGTCCTGCGTGGCACCAATGAACGTGCACTCGCCGGACTTGCGCCCGACGAGGTCCGAACGCTGACGGAGATGCTCCATCGAATTCACGCGAACTTGGCAGGTTGCTGACGGTGGTTGTTCCGATCAAAGGACGCTGCGCAACCTCCGGCCGATGCCAATAAAACGCGACTAGCTGGCCGCCTTGGCGCCCCTTACTTTCGGGAGATTGCTCAAGAGGGACTCACAGGCTTTTGTGATGTGGGTGACAAGCAGATCGGTCGCGAGATTAACGTCTCGCTGCCGGCACGCGGCCAGGATCTGGCGATGTTCCCGGTCATCGACGCCGGTGCCGCCTGATAGTGTCAGCTGAATGCGAAGATACCGTTCGATCCGGTCGTTCACCGACCGTATTAGATTGAGCAGGAATGGTTTGTTGGCATCCTCGTAAAGGCAGGAGTGAAACTGCCAATTGAGTTCCGCCCATCGCGCCACGTCGGTCTCGCGTGCGAATTCATTGCAATAATCTTCCGCGCGCTGGAAGGTGTGCTCGGTCATTCTCGGGATCGAGAGTTTCAGGGCGTTGGCTTCCAGCATGGCCCTCACTTCAAAAATTTCAGCGATCTCTGGTTCGGTAATGCTTGTTACCACCGCGCCACGGTTGCGTTGGAATTCCACAAGGCCTTCTGCTTCCAGGCGCTTCAAAGCTTCGCGGACCGGGATTTTGCTGACGCCAAAAAGCTTTGCGATGTCATCCTGACGGATCGGTTCGTCTTCGTCGAGGACGCCCGTTATGATCGCCTCTCGTATGTGTTTTGCGATAATATCCGACGTCGGCGGGGTGTTGCCAAGAGAGGGTAGGTTTTGAGCTTTTAGCGGCATTTTTACTCCATGGTCAGAACCCGACGCGCAGCGGCAAGATCAAATAACGTAGCTTATATACGATCGGTACTTGCCTGTCCTGCCTCATTATCGTATACGATATCTTATGAGGAAGAGGCAAGACGGATTCCCGAGCCATGCGCGAGCAAAAA
This portion of the Agrobacterium tumefaciens genome encodes:
- a CDS encoding aldo/keto reductase, which encodes MHTVTANGSTIPALGFGTFRIPGPDVLRIVPHALKLGFRHVDTAQIYGNEAEVGEAIAGSGVARGDIFLTTKVWVDNYRHDAFVASVEESLKKLKTDYIDLLLLHWPNEAVSLAEQIDALNEVKQAGKVRHIGVSNFNTALMAEAVSLSKAPIVTNQIEYHPYIDQTVVIEAARKAGMAVTGYYGMADGKVFTDPVLKEIAASHGKSVAQVVLRWLVQQDGIIALSKTVGEARAAENLAIFDFALSADEMAAMHGLSSPAGRIVSPDGLAPLWDKAA
- a CDS encoding FAD-dependent monooxygenase, with protein sequence MRESPMLQHPIVAIVGAGPAGLTAASILQRHNWKTVVFEADTSAQARDQGGTLDLHADTGQLALEKTGLLPCFNRIARHEDQETRVLDYRSATILAEDLPAPGEGQRPEIDRHALRELLLSSIAHETVQWDHRLKTVTSHSDGKHSLHFENGRTECFDLVIGADGAWSRVRPALTDVQPVYTGTTFVELRIDAIDERHPSIAGMIGRGSIFALHAEMGLIAQRNGNGHVRVYAAIPVAPAEGKRPDMALAGITRNELLKRFSGWSEKLLKMILNADAITAIRPIIALPAGLRWAHRPGLTLVGDAAHVMPPVGVGVNLAMLDAADLAEALVSASDWPLAVERFETMMQNRAASIAEDAASGFADMFSQDAPAGIVEHMNSRRA
- a CDS encoding GntR family transcriptional regulator: MPLKAQNLPSLGNTPPTSDIIAKHIREAIITGVLDEDEPIRQDDIAKLFGVSKIPVREALKRLEAEGLVEFQRNRGAVVTSITEPEIAEIFEVRAMLEANALKLSIPRMTEHTFQRAEDYCNEFARETDVARWAELNWQFHSCLYEDANKPFLLNLIRSVNDRIERYLRIQLTLSGGTGVDDREHRQILAACRQRDVNLATDLLVTHITKACESLLSNLPKVRGAKAAS
- a CDS encoding LLM class oxidoreductase, with the translated sequence MSSALKSTTSKVQSGALDLIRKPQGGLTLGIELPLDNDWAPAREAERVAQGRPFGVPDLTHYPDLVRQVDRSGFAAVWTRDVPVFDPNNFGDAGSVYDPFVNLGFLAGITKNVALGTAAIVLPLRHPMMVAKAAASVDQLSGGRLILGVASGDRPVEYPLLGLDFEQRGEAFRDAVGYLRDAWKTEGLPLGDGRIEASLDLLPKPMRAQVPMVIAGQGRQSPDWIAANMEGRFVYPNGLERLTSQARGWAAARTALGLDRGVFISAFHLDLADDPDEQPTPRRFGARVGRNAFIDHLHALENAGVDHLALLLRPSRRPLSEVIDELSHDVLPVIGNISPAVRNAAE
- a CDS encoding MarR family transcriptional regulator, which produces MNEEAEWRPQEMPALIIGRIARMLARLDDEGLREIGISVAQLPVLVALKNGEMRTQKELAVIAGVEQPSMAQLLARMERDGLIRRSQDPNDKRSSLICLEPEAYRRLEPGRDVLRGTNERALAGLAPDEVRTLTEMLHRIHANLAGC
- a CDS encoding MFS transporter, with translation MPLAIFALTIAAYAIGTTEFVIVGLLPTVANDLHITLPLAGLIVSVYALGVTFGAPILTALTGKIERKPLLLGLMALFIVGNTAAALSPSYEILLIARVIAAFAHGVFFSVGATIAADLVPENRRGSAIAMMFMGLTVAIVSGVPIGTYIGQVFGWRATFWAVGALGVVAFVAIAALLPNTLKKAPPASILDQVRVLGSGRLLIVFAMTALGYGGTFVAFTFLAPILQDVTGFSESSVSLILVLYGIAIAAGNIGGGKIANSNPVKALIGLFLAQAIVLLVFSFTAVSPVLTLITLVALGFLSFANVPGLQLYVVQLAKEHRPGAVDVASALNIAAFNLGIAIGAWLGGVVVESPMGLAATPWVGAILVAVALLLTLWSSALDRRAAVSLKTA
- a CDS encoding zinc-binding dehydrogenase, which codes for MQVKAALLQGTGASHPYAVNKPLVIEDIELAPPGAGEVLVRIRAAGLCHSDLSVINGDRPRPMPMALGHEAAGIVEALGDGVRDLQPGDHVVMVFMPSCGHCLPCAEGRPALCEPGAAANAAGTLLGGATRLNYRGKAVHHHLGVSAFAEYAVVSRNSLVKIDRDLPFVEAALFGCAVLTGVGAVVNTAEVKAGSTAVVIGLGGVGLAAVLGARAAGASKIVAVDLSAEKLALASELGATTVVNGRDEDAVEQVRDATSGGADYAFEMAGSVRALENAFRMTKRGGTTVTAGLPPPGAALPVNVVQLVGEERTLKGSYIGTCVPVRDIPRFIDLYRDGRLPVNRLLSGRLRLEDINEGFDRLHDGSAVRQVIEF
- a CDS encoding LysR family transcriptional regulator, with translation MDNRTGEMEVFVLAAELQSFSAAGRRLKMSPSAVSKLVTRIEDRLGTRLLVRSTRSMILTPEGEVYLSRARRILADITETEQIVAGGGKMVPRGLLRINASVGFGERHLLPLIPAFLELYPEVQLDISLTDGIIGLIEERTDIAIRSGTMDDSSLKARKLLESRRVIVASPVYLEAKGAPQTPQDLADHNCFSFNFRRTLNEWPFRNPGASDIYRLPVTGNTAVNSGMIMRQLCLAGIGLGRVGQFHVQPDIDAGRLIPLLEAYNPEDLEQIHAVFAGHEHLAARIRAFIDFLAEHLSERGKSEPLP